Proteins from one Panulirus ornatus isolate Po-2019 chromosome 28, ASM3632096v1, whole genome shotgun sequence genomic window:
- the LOC139757701 gene encoding uncharacterized protein, whose amino-acid sequence MEGCWRRLKESRWKVLGGSLALLFVLAAGAAAQQHQWDDTRAAIGVPASPEVVVASESPEGGESSRDATNDSLKTGHRDDLTGAVSEDVPHSIPVRSSPIASAVTGDGLVDSSNSVVLHDQTDDSNREPNLESLAVETVDNLETRPDNPFFIADEEAVSGTVNEAATPDAIQAGASQLSQNTVDRESEVESPSAATVPQVPDDVLVTAGEAGTTLVAAEPQVPKDALNAADAAEQIGIPLDDMLGKVVQQPAPSDDAMKTTDQGGPPLSVTGADGKEGVVVEVSEQDQGGIPKDLASAQLSLASVLEDTSSPDTESPKEEPPVADLGSMEAQALLETSPDALAPAEETTVVPVLSGTPDADTVQEEVQTVDPAPAAEAETIEPEALDSAPEIPRLQDTEDNVALRESQVSDVASPESQTSDDTDSGAPADPVEEVSVAAVVAQTQVSQVLPTSPDAEVELVMAGLAAAAPSAAPSRPPKTGASRSANPPATLVSEIEPGPEEEVDIPLEAVSLATEQTVSDDVLLVENEVGVPPQAEENVNAAAPSAQEVELLKVPEEVAAAATPDTEATAAQVSAMNAEDLALLPGMIADDDMTGEVIDESVSVADPAIPASSIEALETFFVADDPQATRVEDEALGKDVTEVAQQLPEDEVQISALQDIVPFSPATVEVPLGLEEAVEDVLQAEIEAAMEDFGVKVPESDQVVTVDAKAPGPALVTDPAPVPADEPEPVLDTAPPRVPETAPVLEQEVAPVSVMAPAPPPDPVAAAAPVLEAAPAPAPEAAPAPAPEAAPILEAAPAPAPEREPILEAAQAPAPEAEPILEAAPAPAPEAEPILEAAPDTDKHVRRPSTSATA is encoded by the exons GAGAGTCGGTGGAAGGTACTGGGCGGGTCCCTAGCGCTGCTGTTCGTCCTGGCTGCAGGGGCGGCTGCTCAACAGCACCAATGGGACGACACTCGAGCCGCCATCGGCGTCCCCGCGTCGCCAGAGGTAGTCGTCGCAAGTGAATCtcctgagggaggggagagttccAGAGACGCCACGAATGACTCGCTGAAGACGGGGCATCGAGATGACCTCACGGGGGCAGTGTCAGAGGACGTCCCCCATTCCATACCCGTCCGGTCGTCTCCGATAGCCTCGGCGGTCACTGGCGACGGACTTGTGGATTCCAGTAACAGCGTGGTGCTGCATGACCAAACCGACGACAGTAACCGAGAACCCAACCTGGAAAGCTTGGCTGTGGAAACCGTAGACAACCTGGAAACTAGACCAGACAACCCTTTCTTCATCGCTGACGAGGAAGCGGTCTCTGGTACGGTAAACGAAGCCGCTACACCCGATGCCATCCAGGCTGGCGCTTCTCAATTATCTCAAAACACAGTTGATCGTGAAAGTGAAGTAGAAAGCCCATCGGCAGCCACAGTTCCTCAGGTTCCAGATGACGTACTTGTGACTGCAGGCGAGGCCGGAACCACCCTTGTTGCGGCAGAACCACAGGTTCCCAAGGACGCTCTAAATGCGGCCGACGCCGCCGAACAGATTGGAATTCCTCTGGATGACATGCTGGGTAAGGTAGTTCAACAGCCTGCCCCATCTGACGACGCAATGAAGACCACTGACCAAGGTGGTCCTCCGTTAAGTGTCACTGGTGCAGATGGTAAAGAAGGTGTTGTCGTCGAAGTGTCAGAGCAAGACCAGGGAGGAATACCCAAAGACCTGGCATCGGCGCAGTTGTCTTTGGCGTCTGTTCTCGAAGACACGTCATCCCCCGATACAGAGTCTCCGAAGGAAGAGCCGCCAGTTGCGGACCTTGGCTCTATGGAAGCACAAGCTCTCTTAGAAACGTCTCCTGATGCCTTAGCTCCTGCAGAAGAGACTACCGTTGTTCCAGTCCTTTCAGGCACACCTGATGCCGACACAGTTCAAGAAGAAGTACAAACAGTTGACCCAGCTCCTGCTGCTGAAGCTGAAACAATCGAGCCTGAAGCTCTCGATTCAGCGCCTGAGATACCAAGGCTTCAGGACACTGAAGACAACGTTGCTCTCAGGGAGTCCCAGGTATCAGACGTAGCCAGTCCTGAATCTCAGACTTCAGACGATACTGATTCAGGAGCTCCTGCTGACCCGGTCGAGGAGGTCAGCGTCGCAGCCGTAGTAGCACAAACGCAGGTCTCGCAGGTCCTGCCCACGTCTCCTGACGCTGAGGTGGAACTTGTCATGGCTGGACTAGCTGCCGCTGCACCTTCGGCAGCACCGTCACGTCCTCCCAAGACTGGGGCGTCAAGAAGTGCAAATCCACCCGCCACTCTCGTCTCCGAGATCGAACCTGGACCGGAGGAAGAAGTCGATATACCTCTTGAGGCAGTCTCGCTGGCCACTGAACAGACGGTCTCTGATGACGTCCTCCTGGTAGAAAACGAGGTGGGTGTACCACCTCAGGCTGAGGAGAACGTGAACGCGGCTGCCCCCTCGGCACAGGAGGTGGAACTTCTGAAGGTTCCTGAAGAAGTAGCAGCCGCCGCAACTCCAGACACTGAGGCGACTGCTGCCCAAGTGTCAGCCATGAACGCAGAG GATCTTGCCTTGTTGCCTGGAATGATCGCTGACGACGACATGACCGGCGAAGTCATCGATGAGAGTGTGTCCGTGGCCGACCCCGCGATACCGGCGTCCAGCATTGAGGCGCTCGAGACGTTCTTCGTCGCCGACGATCCTCAG GCTACGAGAGTTGAGGACGAGGCGTTAGGCAAGGACGTGACGGAGGTGGCACAGCAGCTCCCCGAGGACGAGGTGCAGATCTCCGCCCTCCAAGACATCGTTCCCTTCTCCCCCGCCACGGTGGAGGTGCCCCTCGGGTTGGAGGAGGCGGTGGAAGACGTCCTCCAGGCCGAGATCGAAGCCGCGATGGAGGACTTCGG tgtcAAAGTCCCGGAGTCAGATCAGGTCGTCACCGTCGATGCCAAGGCCCCAGGTCCTGCCCTCGTCACAGACCCAGCTCCGGTTCCAGCCGACGAACCTGAGCCAGTTCTCGACACGGCACCACCCCGGGTTCCCGAGACCGCACCCGTGCTGGAGCAGGAGGTAGCCCCAGTTTCCGTCATGGCGCCTGCCCCACCACCTGatccagtagcagcagcagcacctgttCTAGAGGCAGCACCGGCACCGGCTCCAGAGGCAGCACCGGCACCGGCTCCAGAGGCAGCACCTATTCTAGAAGCAGCACCGGCACCGGCTCCAGAGAGAGAGCCTATTCTAGAGGCAGCACAGGCACCGGCTCCAGAGGCAGAACCTATTCTAGAGGCAGCACCGGCACCGGCTCCAGAGGCAGAACCTATTCTAGAAGCAGCACCGGACACCGACAAACATGTACGGCGCCCCTCCACCAGTGCAACGGCCTAG